From the Salvelinus alpinus chromosome 32, SLU_Salpinus.1, whole genome shotgun sequence genome, one window contains:
- the LOC139562590 gene encoding synaptic vesicular amine transporter-like yields MGRLDTLREFNLLSWMREERQSRKLILVIVFIALLLDNMLLTVVVPIIPSYLYTIDDAAANMAKNQTTASPHTPSGTFQTIVSLYDNSVRVTSGGPMDSTPIPLGQTQGVSSSTSALTPHNSTQPDCPKADDQLLNENVKVGLLFASKATVQLITNPFIGPLTNRIGYQIPMFAGFCIMFLSTIMFAFSSSYTLLFLARSLQGVGSSCSSVAGMGMLASVYTDDEERGNAIGIALGGLAMGVLVGPPFGSVMYEFVGKTAPFLILAVLAVLDGALQLFILQPSKVEPESQKGSSLWSLMKDPYILIAAGSICFANMAIAMLEPALPIWMMETMCPRKWQLGIAFVPASISYLIGTNIFGVLAHKMGRWLCSLIGMVLVGVSILCVPFAKDIYGLILPNFGVGFAIGMVDSSMMPIMGYLVDLRHVSVYGTVYAIADVAFCMGFALGPSAGGAIAKSIGFSWLMTIIGIVDILFAPLCYFLRSPPGREEKMAILMDSNCAMKTRSYSTQGNTEYEEMETEYDE; encoded by the exons TCCCCATCATCCCTAGCTACCTATACACAATTGATGATGCAGCAGCCAACATGGCCAAGAATCAAACTACGGCCTCCCCACACACCCCTTCTGGAACCTTCCAGACCATCGTGTCCCTCTATGACAACTCTGTCAGGGTAACCAGCGGGGGCCCAATGGACTCCACACCCATACCCTTGGGTCAGACGCAGGGGGTCTCTTCTTCCACCTCGGCTCTCACACCCCACAACTCCACACAGCCCGACTGCCCCAAAGCAGACGATCAGCTGCTCAATGAGAATGTGAAAGTGGGACTACTGTTTGCCTCCAAGGCCACTGTACAGCTCATCACCAACCCCTTCATTGGGCCTCTCACCAACAG AATAGGATACCAGATCCCCATGTTTGCCGGGTTCTGTATTATGTTCCTGTCAACCATCA TGTTCGCCTTCTCATCGAGCTACACTCTGCTGTTTCTGGCCAGATCCCTGCAGGGTGTgggctcctcctgctcctctgtgGCTG GGATGGGGATGCTTGCCAGTGTGTACACAGatgatgaggagaggggaaatgCCATTGGGATAGCCCTCGGTGGTCTCGCCATGGGTGTGCTGG TGGGCCCACCATTTGGCAGTGTCATGTATGAGTTTGTGGGGAAAACGGCACCATTCCTCATTCTGGCTGTTCTGGCTGTGCTGGATGGAG CACTGCAACTGTTCATTCTCCAGCCCTCAAAGGTGGAACCAGAG AGCCAGAAAGGGTCTTCACTATGGAGTCTTATGAAAGATCCATACATACTCATTGCTGCAG GatccatttgttttgcaaacatgGCCATCGCCATGTTAGAACCAGCGTTGCCTATTTGGATGATGGAGACCATGTGTCCAAGAAAATGGCAGCTAG gCATTGCCTTCGTGCCAGCCAGCATCTCTTACCTTATTGGAACCAACATCTTTGGCGTCCTCGCACACAAGatggggag ATGGCTGTGCTCTCTCATCGGGATGGTCCTCGTGGGGGTTAGCATCCTCTGT GTTCCTTTTGCTAAGGACATCTATGGACTAATACTTCCGAATTTCGGTGTTGGTTTTGCAATTG GCATGGTGGATTCCTCTATGATGCCAATCATGGGCTATTTAGTGGACCTGAGACATGTGTCAGTCTATGGCACTGTGTACGCCATTGCTGATGTGGCATTCTGCATGGGCTTTGCTTTAG GTCCGTCCGCTGGGGGTGCCATAGCGAAGAGCATTGGGTTCTCCTGGCTCATGACCATCATCGGCATCGTGGACATCCTCTTCGCTCCCCTCTGCTACTTCCTCAGGAGTCCTCCTGGGAGGGAAGAGAAAATG GCCATCTTGATGGACTCCAACTGCGCAATGAAGACCCGCTCATACTCAACACAAGGGAACACAGAGTAcgaagagatggagacagagtatGATGAGTAG